The Kineosporia sp. NBRC 101731 genome has a window encoding:
- a CDS encoding lactonase family protein, translated as MSVRNEFHDLFVGTYTERLPHVDGQAPGIMRARWTGDGGPGEATLATVLRNPSWVTIFKNVLYAVSETRSDNGEGDVCAYHIDEESHRLVLLGMQPSGGGDPAHLAVSPDGRYLAVANYSGGSVALFALDEGTGRIGERLDVVQHEGSGTDPSRQEAPHPHMVAFDPQRQDLYVPDLGLDAVLVYRVDEGRLVPKGRIDCPAGTGPRHLAFHPSGDVFFLVGELGNTLSTFRRAESGFVPVNSVPLLPQAELDQGTESSAAAVRVHSSGTLVFASNRGHDSVSIFRYGTGDALELVGCIPTQGQQPRDIAFTPDEQHLLVAHQNSGSVAVFAVDTRAEGEKMLSYVRNYQVPTPVCLAWS; from the coding sequence ATGTCAGTCAGGAACGAGTTTCACGATCTCTTCGTCGGCACCTACACCGAGCGTCTGCCCCACGTCGACGGGCAGGCACCGGGCATCATGCGCGCCCGCTGGACCGGCGATGGTGGCCCGGGCGAGGCCACCCTGGCGACGGTGTTGCGAAACCCTTCCTGGGTAACGATTTTCAAGAATGTTCTGTACGCGGTCTCGGAGACCCGTTCGGACAACGGCGAAGGTGACGTCTGCGCCTACCACATCGACGAGGAGTCGCACCGGCTGGTACTGCTCGGCATGCAGCCCTCCGGCGGCGGCGACCCGGCACACCTGGCGGTCTCCCCCGACGGCCGGTACCTGGCCGTGGCGAACTACAGCGGCGGCTCGGTCGCCCTGTTCGCCCTGGACGAGGGAACCGGGCGGATCGGCGAGCGCCTCGACGTCGTGCAGCACGAGGGCTCGGGCACCGACCCGTCCCGCCAGGAGGCCCCGCACCCGCACATGGTCGCCTTCGACCCGCAGCGGCAGGATCTCTACGTGCCCGATCTCGGCCTGGACGCCGTGCTGGTGTACCGGGTGGACGAGGGCCGGCTGGTGCCGAAGGGGCGCATCGACTGCCCGGCCGGGACCGGTCCGCGGCACCTGGCCTTCCACCCCTCGGGCGACGTGTTCTTCCTGGTCGGCGAGCTGGGCAACACCCTGTCGACGTTCCGGCGGGCCGAATCCGGTTTCGTCCCGGTGAATTCGGTGCCGCTGCTGCCGCAGGCCGAACTCGATCAGGGCACGGAGAGCTCCGCCGCCGCGGTCCGCGTGCACTCGTCAGGCACTCTGGTGTTCGCCAGTAACCGCGGTCACGACAGCGTGAGCATCTTCCGGTACGGCACCGGCGACGCACTCGAACTCGTCGGGTGCATCCCCACGCAGGGGCAGCAGCCGCGGGACATCGCGTTCACCCCGGACGAGCAGCATCTGCTGGTCGCGCACCAGAACAGCGGGTCGGTCGCGGTGT
- a CDS encoding NUDIX domain-containing protein, which translates to MELRGPLVGVSAVVVRDGAVLLGRRLGAHGEGTWSFPGGKVDPGEEPGATAARELAEETGLRAVRVSPIRWTSDVFAEAGLHYITLHHLVEAEGEPQVLEPEKAQEWVWWPDLERLPSPMFGPAQALWATGWRPRAR; encoded by the coding sequence GTGGAGTTGCGGGGTCCCCTGGTGGGGGTGAGCGCGGTCGTGGTGCGGGACGGCGCGGTGCTGCTCGGACGACGGCTCGGGGCGCACGGGGAAGGGACCTGGTCGTTCCCGGGCGGGAAGGTGGATCCGGGCGAGGAGCCGGGGGCGACCGCGGCCCGTGAACTGGCGGAGGAGACGGGGCTTCGGGCTGTGCGGGTGTCGCCGATCCGGTGGACCAGCGACGTGTTCGCCGAGGCCGGGCTGCACTACATCACGCTGCATCATCTGGTCGAGGCCGAGGGCGAGCCGCAGGTGCTGGAACCGGAGAAGGCCCAGGAGTGGGTCTGGTGGCCGGACCTCGAGCGCCTACCCTCCCCCATGTTCGGCCCGGCGCAGGCGTTGTGGGCCACGGGGTGGCGTCCGCGAGCGCGCTGA
- a CDS encoding LLM class flavin-dependent oxidoreductase → MTNESMRFGFILPGGSATEQLRQAVLAEQAGWDGVFVWEAAYGVDAWGLLSAMAASTSRIRLGTMLTPLPWRRPWKLASQVATLDDLSGGRAVVGLGLGALDPVLPTGGGEVTDRRQRAAMLDEGIDLMRELWRGGQSYTGEHYQFDVGTGGIGSGGLRPVQPSIPIWAVGAWPRPRSMARILRCDGVIPEYYRGDGQEAAPDDQRELIAWLAERGRTDLDVVHEGETPADDRAAAIAKVTPWAAAGATWWLESRWGGEQHSEQKMREVTTRLEAGPPRA, encoded by the coding sequence ATGACCAACGAGAGCATGCGCTTCGGCTTCATCCTCCCCGGTGGTTCGGCGACCGAACAGCTCCGGCAGGCCGTCCTGGCCGAGCAGGCGGGGTGGGACGGCGTCTTCGTCTGGGAGGCGGCCTACGGGGTAGACGCGTGGGGTCTTCTCAGCGCCATGGCTGCCTCCACGTCCCGGATCCGCCTGGGCACCATGCTCACCCCGTTGCCGTGGCGTCGTCCGTGGAAACTCGCGTCCCAGGTGGCCACACTGGACGACCTCTCGGGCGGTCGCGCGGTCGTCGGTCTCGGTCTGGGAGCGCTCGATCCGGTCCTGCCCACCGGCGGCGGCGAGGTCACCGACCGCAGGCAGCGTGCGGCCATGCTCGACGAGGGCATCGACCTCATGCGTGAGCTCTGGCGGGGCGGGCAGTCCTACACCGGTGAGCACTATCAGTTCGACGTCGGCACCGGAGGCATCGGCAGTGGTGGGCTGCGACCCGTGCAGCCGTCGATCCCGATCTGGGCGGTCGGCGCCTGGCCCCGGCCTCGGTCGATGGCCCGCATCCTGCGGTGTGACGGTGTGATCCCGGAGTACTACCGCGGCGACGGCCAGGAAGCCGCTCCCGACGACCAGCGTGAGCTCATCGCCTGGCTGGCCGAGCGTGGCCGGACGGATCTCGACGTCGTGCACGAGGGCGAGACCCCCGCCGACGACCGGGCCGCCGCGATCGCGAAGGTGACCCCGTGGGCCGCAGCTGGTGCCACCTGGTGGCTGGAGTCCCGGTGGGGCGGCGAGCAACACAGTGAGCAGAAGATGCGCGAGGTCACGACGCGTCTGGAGGCCGGACCGCCCCGGGCCTGA
- a CDS encoding YchJ family metal-binding protein encodes MSEPTKQKTDRCPCGWGDPYRQCCGRYHAGEAAPTAEALMRSRYAAFVVGDSDYLLHTWAPENRPERLDLDEDIIWQRLIVLDRTGGGPFDTEGTVEFEAHYRHQGTREVQHEDSSFRRDQGRWVYVGPRS; translated from the coding sequence ATGAGCGAACCGACGAAGCAGAAGACCGACCGCTGCCCGTGCGGATGGGGCGACCCCTATCGGCAGTGCTGCGGTCGCTATCACGCAGGGGAGGCGGCACCGACGGCCGAGGCGCTCATGCGCAGCCGCTATGCGGCCTTCGTCGTGGGGGACAGCGACTACCTGCTGCACACCTGGGCCCCGGAGAACCGCCCGGAGCGCCTGGACCTCGACGAGGACATCATCTGGCAACGCCTGATCGTGCTGGACCGCACCGGCGGTGGACCGTTCGACACCGAGGGCACCGTCGAGTTCGAGGCCCACTACCGGCATCAGGGAACCCGCGAGGTCCAGCACGAGGACTCATCCTTCCGGCGCG